The proteins below are encoded in one region of Tachypleus tridentatus isolate NWPU-2018 chromosome 4, ASM421037v1, whole genome shotgun sequence:
- the LOC143249690 gene encoding tachystatin-A2, which produces MKLQNTLILIGCLFLMGAMIGDAYSRCQLQGFNCVVRSYGLPTIPCCRGLTCRSYFPGSTYGRCQRF; this is translated from the exons ATGAAATTGCAAAATACACTGATTCTGATTGGTTGTCTTTTCTTAATGGGTGCAATGATAGGAGACGCATATAGTCGTTGTCAGTTACAAGGATTCaat TGTGTTGTTCGCAGTTATGGATTGCCAACTATACCGTGTTGTAGGGGTTTGACATGTCGTTCATACTTTCCAGGATCTACATATGGGAGATGCCAAAGATTCTGA